A window of Caldicellulosiruptoraceae bacterium PP1 contains these coding sequences:
- a CDS encoding flavodoxin family protein, whose amino-acid sequence MKNTLIVYYSLTGNSEKIANYLSTLIDSDTERIQDLTNRKGIIAFLRSGYEALYKKCPNIKKLNADVKNYENVFVITPIWAGNIASPVRTFLVENINSIKNLTLIFTQASNEPIDINKVYSKDFNKKLKSYYLIPKQKVVSGEYKKILDN is encoded by the coding sequence GTGAAAAATACTTTAATTGTTTACTATTCTCTAACTGGCAATTCAGAAAAAATAGCAAATTACTTATCAACATTAATAGATTCTGACACAGAGAGGATACAGGACTTGACTAATAGAAAAGGGATAATTGCTTTTTTACGTTCAGGTTATGAAGCTCTTTATAAGAAATGTCCTAATATAAAAAAATTAAATGCAGATGTTAAAAATTATGAAAATGTTTTTGTAATAACACCTATATGGGCTGGTAATATAGCAAGTCCAGTTAGAACATTTTTAGTGGAAAATATAAACTCAATTAAAAATCTTACTTTGATTTTCACACAAGCATCAAATGAACCAATTGATATTAATAAAGTCTATTCAAAAGATTTCAACAAAAAATTAAAATCATATTATCTAATCCCAAAGCAAAAGGTTGTTTCTGGTGAATATAAAAAGATATTGGATAATTAA
- a CDS encoding radical SAM protein: MQRYSIVTSKNKREVVLLKASPCIWGKCSFCDYILDNSPNQQENIILNKKVLKKVSGIFKSLEVINSGSVFELPYETLVDIKNKVHEKNINKLFFESHWYYKERLKEIEDFFGIPIIFKFGVETFDDYFRNKVLNKGAYFNHHKEVSKYFKSICLLVGIKGQTKDMIDRDIDCLLRYFDYGCINIFTPNTTKIEQDKELIEWFKNKYSFLESYANIEILWNNIDWGIGG; this comes from the coding sequence ATGCAAAGGTATAGTATTGTCACATCAAAAAACAAACGTGAAGTAGTTCTTTTAAAAGCATCTCCATGCATTTGGGGAAAATGCTCCTTTTGTGACTATATTCTTGATAATTCACCCAACCAACAAGAAAATATTATTTTAAACAAAAAGGTTCTGAAAAAAGTTTCTGGGATTTTTAAATCACTTGAAGTGATAAATTCTGGAAGTGTGTTTGAACTACCTTATGAAACATTGGTTGACATCAAGAATAAAGTTCATGAAAAAAATATTAATAAGTTATTTTTCGAAAGCCATTGGTATTACAAAGAAAGATTAAAAGAAATCGAAGATTTTTTTGGAATACCAATAATATTTAAGTTTGGTGTTGAAACATTTGATGATTATTTTAGAAACAAGGTTTTAAATAAAGGGGCATACTTTAATCACCACAAAGAGGTTTCTAAATATTTTAAATCTATATGTCTTTTAGTGGGAATAAAAGGGCAAACTAAAGATATGATTGACAGAGATATTGATTGTCTACTGAGATATTTTGACTATGGTTGTATAAATATCTTCACACCAAATACAACAAAAATTGAGCAGGACAAAGAATTAATTGAGTGGTTTAAAAACAAATATAGCTTTCTTGAAAGCTATGCAAATATTGAAATATTATGGAATAATATAGATTGGGGAATTGGAGGTTAA
- a CDS encoding QueT transporter family protein: MKLFNRELGTKEIVYIGLTAAVYTVATVLIAPLSYGAVQFRFSEILNLLVFIDPIYAPGLVLGCFIANLFSPLGWVDVVFGTLGTLLSVIMIARSKNLFIASLWPTIFSVIVGLELHFVQKLPFLITTLTVMLGEFVVVTLIGYPVFNAIMRNRALMNILKLKKD; encoded by the coding sequence ATGAAATTATTTAATAGAGAATTAGGTACTAAAGAGATTGTCTATATAGGGCTTACTGCAGCTGTTTATACTGTTGCAACAGTTTTAATTGCACCACTTAGTTATGGAGCAGTACAATTTAGATTTTCCGAGATTTTGAATTTACTTGTTTTTATTGATCCTATATATGCACCAGGACTTGTGCTTGGTTGTTTTATAGCAAACCTGTTTAGTCCTTTAGGTTGGGTTGATGTTGTTTTTGGAACACTTGGAACATTACTTTCGGTTATAATGATTGCAAGGAGTAAAAACCTATTTATAGCAAGTTTGTGGCCAACTATTTTTAGTGTGATTGTTGGTCTTGAACTTCATTTTGTGCAAAAGCTGCCATTTTTAATTACTACACTTACAGTAATGCTTGGTGAATTTGTTGTTGTAACATTAATTGGTTATCCTGTTTTCAATGCTATAATGAGAAATAGAGCTTTAATGAATATTCTTAAACTAAAAAAAGATTAG
- a CDS encoding ArsR family transcriptional regulator has protein sequence MDNKELVLKALKDSENPLKAQEIADITGLKKAEVDKILKILKEENLIESPKRCYYTASNKGE, from the coding sequence ATGGATAATAAAGAATTGGTATTAAAGGCATTAAAAGATTCAGAAAATCCTTTAAAAGCTCAAGAAATTGCAGATATAACTGGTTTAAAAAAGGCTGAGGTAGACAAAATTCTAAAAATCTTAAAAGAAGAAAATCTTATTGAATCACCTAAAAGATGTTATTACACTGCAAGCAACAAAGGGGAATAA
- a CDS encoding Fur family transcriptional regulator translates to MIMSPNYKNLTETLKKYDIKPSTIRVKVLDYLLNNRVHPTIEQIYNSLINEMPTLSKTSIYNTIELFLEKGLVREVLSDQKESRIDIDTTLHGHFKCEKCGNIYDFLLEEPKILNESLEGFVIKEKNIFYKGICKDCIK, encoded by the coding sequence ATTATTATGTCCCCAAACTATAAAAATCTTACAGAAACACTTAAAAAATATGATATAAAGCCTTCTACAATAAGAGTCAAAGTTTTAGATTATCTTTTAAACAACAGAGTTCATCCTACAATAGAACAGATATATAATTCACTCATAAATGAAATGCCAACACTTTCGAAAACAAGTATATATAATACAATTGAATTGTTTTTAGAAAAAGGCTTAGTAAGAGAAGTATTATCAGACCAAAAAGAATCACGAATTGATATTGATACTACACTTCATGGACATTTTAAGTGTGAAAAATGTGGAAATATTTATGATTTTCTATTAGAAGAACCAAAAATATTGAATGAAAGTTTAGAAGGCTTTGTTATTAAAGAAAAAAATATTTTTTACAAAGGAATTTGTAAAGATTGTATTAAATAA
- the rbr gene encoding rubrerythrin has protein sequence MKELKGTRTEANLLAAFAGESQARNKYTYFASQARKEGYEQIAAIFEETAENEKEHAKLFFKFLNGIGSTLDNLKEAAKGENYEWTEMYKEFAKVAREEGFEEIALAFEFVGKVEEKHEERYKKLVSNIENDKVFKKEEKVAWKCRNCGYIHYGNEAPKVCPTCKHPQSFFEVRAENY, from the coding sequence ATGAAAGAATTAAAAGGAACAAGAACAGAGGCTAATTTACTTGCAGCATTTGCTGGTGAATCACAAGCAAGAAATAAATACACATACTTTGCAAGTCAAGCAAGAAAAGAAGGTTATGAGCAAATAGCAGCTATCTTTGAAGAAACAGCAGAGAATGAAAAAGAACATGCTAAGCTATTCTTTAAATTTTTAAATGGTATTGGTTCAACACTTGATAATCTTAAAGAAGCTGCAAAAGGTGAAAATTATGAATGGACAGAGATGTACAAAGAGTTTGCCAAAGTAGCACGTGAAGAAGGATTTGAAGAGATAGCATTGGCCTTTGAATTTGTAGGGAAAGTAGAAGAAAAGCATGAGGAAAGATACAAAAAGCTAGTTTCTAACATTGAAAACGATAAGGTATTCAAAAAAGAGGAAAAGGTTGCTTGGAAATGTAGAAACTGTGGATATATTCATTATGGTAATGAAGCACCAAAGGTTTGTCCAACTTGTAAGCATCCTCAATCATTCTTTGAGGTAAGAGCTGAAAATTATTAA
- a CDS encoding methyl-accepting chemotaxis protein, giving the protein MKKNILLGFQIIVLIIIVLLHYMSNIPISVQYLITIIIEFFGTIVIQLVFNNTLSKQSEELNKIKERLLNFNVEVQVAINKITSVAEQLNITANEGKETYSVLFDESQKMYSINSKANQTIFLSVGNIKNLLNSLEFVRELILKLSKDSEITNRIANQSIDEAKSIVEDINKIKDSSHEILKQMEELYNQSINITKILKSVEYISKETKLLALNASIEAAKAGSEESKGFNIVAAEIKKLSDETSQSVKDIYTILSLFQEQIKVLNTTIANNTNLVDKNVESIKKIMDELENISSSINSLNSLVSNVHLKVEEEFEATSLIEKSSGEIVNLLDQSDKSINNVCNLIDQHKNGIEEIFGLTDRLNTLYSELSGYVDNSILENIKIDGSIIGDKVEKAERILEELVNDDAIISLEKLRHQVIFNDILQKYDFVEAIWSNDKKGKFILSIPPAGIANAKIRDWFKKSIEGNLYVSNPYISAITKKPCITMASPIKNSNNEIIGVIGLDIKII; this is encoded by the coding sequence ATGAAAAAAAACATATTATTAGGGTTTCAAATCATTGTATTAATTATTATTGTATTATTACATTATATGAGTAATATACCTATATCTGTACAATATTTAATTACTATTATTATTGAGTTTTTTGGAACAATAGTCATACAGTTAGTTTTTAACAATACTCTATCAAAACAGTCAGAAGAATTAAATAAAATAAAAGAAAGGCTTCTTAATTTTAATGTTGAGGTTCAAGTAGCTATAAACAAGATTACATCTGTTGCTGAACAATTAAATATCACTGCTAATGAGGGTAAAGAAACATATTCTGTCTTATTTGATGAGTCTCAAAAAATGTATTCCATAAATTCTAAAGCTAATCAAACAATATTTCTTTCGGTTGGGAATATAAAAAATCTATTAAATTCACTTGAATTTGTAAGAGAACTGATACTTAAATTAAGCAAAGATAGTGAAATTACTAATAGAATTGCAAATCAAAGTATTGATGAAGCAAAATCAATTGTTGAGGATATAAATAAAATCAAAGATTCATCTCATGAAATTCTTAAACAAATGGAAGAATTATATAATCAATCAATTAATATTACCAAGATATTGAAGTCTGTCGAGTATATTTCAAAAGAAACAAAACTATTAGCTCTAAATGCATCCATTGAAGCTGCAAAGGCGGGTAGTGAGGAATCAAAAGGCTTTAATATTGTGGCAGCAGAAATTAAAAAACTTTCTGATGAAACATCACAATCTGTAAAAGACATATATACAATATTAAGTTTATTCCAAGAACAGATTAAGGTATTAAATACTACAATAGCTAATAATACAAATTTAGTTGATAAAAATGTTGAAAGTATAAAGAAGATAATGGATGAATTAGAAAACATAAGCTCTTCAATTAATAGTTTAAATAGTCTTGTTTCAAATGTTCATTTAAAGGTTGAGGAGGAATTTGAAGCAACCTCATTAATTGAAAAGTCCTCTGGGGAAATTGTTAATTTACTTGACCAGTCAGATAAAAGTATTAATAATGTATGTAACTTAATTGACCAACATAAAAATGGTATTGAAGAAATATTTGGATTGACTGATAGATTAAATACTCTATATTCTGAATTGTCTGGATATGTTGATAATTCAATTTTAGAAAACATAAAAATTGATGGAAGTATCATAGGCGATAAAGTTGAAAAAGCCGAAAGAATATTGGAAGAATTAGTAAATGATGATGCAATTATATCATTGGAAAAGCTAAGGCATCAAGTGATATTTAATGACATATTACAAAAATATGACTTTGTTGAAGCAATATGGTCAAACGATAAAAAGGGAAAATTTATTCTTTCAATTCCACCAGCAGGTATTGCTAATGCAAAGATAAGAGACTGGTTTAAAAAATCAATAGAAGGGAATCTATATGTTTCTAACCCTTATATCTCTGCAATAACTAAAAAACCATGTATTACAATGGCTAGTCCAATAAAGAATTCGAATAATGAAATTATTGGTGTTATTGGGCTTGATATAAAAATTATTTAA
- a CDS encoding ANTAR domain-containing response regulator, with protein MSNLKFVLVGEDKKILGLVKRLLTSHNNIFVGYTTKPYELLRLLRSCCPELVIIDIGNKLGEFKSILRIIDEDLLSACILIIERKNDDIMEFITSSRIITFTSKLIYEETFIQLIDISMLNYKRILDYEKRLNELSRRLEERRIIEKAKWLLVKNYNLTEEQAYEFIQKRSREKRISMGEMAKNILSNYELNGEDNR; from the coding sequence GTGAGTAATTTAAAATTTGTATTAGTAGGTGAGGATAAAAAGATATTAGGTTTAGTTAAAAGGCTTTTAACATCTCATAATAATATTTTTGTAGGATACACCACAAAACCTTATGAGCTTTTAAGGCTTTTACGTAGTTGTTGCCCAGAGCTTGTTATAATTGATATTGGAAATAAACTTGGGGAATTCAAAAGTATATTGAGGATAATAGATGAAGATCTATTGTCAGCATGTATATTAATTATAGAAAGAAAAAATGATGATATTATGGAGTTTATTACATCATCAAGAATAATAACATTTACATCAAAGCTTATTTATGAAGAAACATTTATACAATTAATTGATATCTCAATGCTGAATTATAAAAGGATTTTGGATTATGAAAAAAGATTAAATGAACTAAGTAGAAGGCTTGAAGAAAGAAGAATTATTGAAAAAGCAAAATGGCTACTTGTAAAAAACTATAATCTAACCGAAGAACAAGCATATGAATTTATTCAAAAAAGAAGTAGAGAAAAAAGAATTTCAATGGGAGAAATGGCAAAAAATATATTATCAAATTATGAATTAAATGGAGAAGATAACCGTTAA
- a CDS encoding P-II family nitrogen regulator yields the protein MKKLEIIIRPEKLEELKEILNSIGIAGMTVSMVSGCGKQKGRKGVYRGTEYSINLLPKVKVEVVVSDKIVETIIEKVISTVRTGEIGDGKIFIYDVYDVVKVRTGERGEEAL from the coding sequence ATGAAGAAATTAGAAATAATCATAAGACCAGAGAAATTAGAGGAGCTAAAAGAGATACTCAATTCTATTGGTATTGCTGGTATGACAGTATCAATGGTATCAGGATGTGGTAAGCAAAAAGGCAGAAAAGGTGTTTACAGAGGTACAGAATATAGCATTAATCTACTTCCAAAGGTAAAGGTTGAGGTTGTTGTTAGCGACAAGATTGTAGAAACAATTATTGAAAAAGTTATCTCAACAGTCAGAACTGGTGAAATTGGTGATGGTAAGATATTTATCTACGATGTTTATGACGTTGTAAAGGTAAGAACTGGTGAAAGAGGTGAAGAGGCACTTTAA
- a CDS encoding ammonium transporter, whose protein sequence is MKNISKLIILLLLVIILVSSFCIFVYADNKSVGDPSGSNTGTITDIPSAKVGQPTLDEVATQVAKNKLGINYVWVLLTGMLIFFFQAGFALVETGFTRAKNAMHTMAMNLMVFLVGAVGYYLVGFALQFGGVGGWSTLGSGPSVLNGEFSIGKFGLFGTKGFMLTSGGAYDVGVFALFFFQMVFMDTTCTIPTGSMAERVKFSAIVINSFFVSMIYYPLFGNWMWGGGWLSQLGKNFGLGHGAVDFAGSSVVHAMGGMMALAGAIVIGPRIGKFKKDGTPVAMPGHDIPMAVLGTIILFFGWFAFNAGSTMNGTDFRLAVVATNTMIAGAVGGLVAMFYMWAKYGKPDPSMTCNGALAGLVAITAPCAFVNSIAAFFIGAIAGILVCISVYVVEHKFKIDDPVGAVSVHAVNGVWGIISLGLFADGTYGDGLNGVAGGVKGLLYGDAGQLVAQLINVAVLIVWGFGLSYVFYKVLDKVWGLRVSANDELAGLDLPEMGCLAYPDFVLSKPENDITKITSNVDNSSSGYKKLVTQ, encoded by the coding sequence ATGAAAAATATAAGTAAATTAATAATATTATTACTATTAGTTATCATACTTGTAAGTAGTTTCTGTATATTTGTATATGCTGATAATAAGTCAGTTGGTGACCCATCAGGTTCAAATACAGGAACAATTACAGATATACCATCAGCAAAGGTTGGGCAGCCAACATTAGATGAGGTTGCGACACAGGTAGCAAAGAATAAATTGGGAATAAACTATGTTTGGGTATTATTAACAGGAATGCTTATATTCTTTTTCCAAGCAGGATTTGCATTAGTTGAAACTGGTTTTACAAGAGCAAAGAATGCAATGCATACTATGGCAATGAATCTTATGGTTTTCTTAGTAGGTGCAGTTGGATATTACTTAGTTGGCTTTGCACTTCAGTTTGGTGGAGTTGGAGGGTGGTCAACACTAGGTTCAGGTCCATCTGTTTTAAATGGTGAATTTAGTATTGGAAAGTTTGGACTGTTTGGTACAAAAGGTTTCATGCTAACTTCAGGTGGTGCTTATGATGTAGGTGTATTTGCATTATTTTTCTTCCAAATGGTATTTATGGATACTACATGTACAATTCCAACAGGTTCTATGGCAGAAAGAGTTAAGTTCTCAGCAATTGTTATAAATTCATTCTTTGTTTCTATGATTTATTATCCACTATTTGGTAATTGGATGTGGGGTGGCGGCTGGTTATCACAGCTTGGCAAAAATTTTGGATTAGGTCATGGTGCAGTTGATTTTGCCGGTTCATCTGTTGTTCATGCTATGGGTGGAATGATGGCATTAGCAGGTGCTATTGTTATTGGTCCAAGAATTGGGAAATTTAAAAAGGATGGAACACCAGTAGCTATGCCAGGACATGATATACCAATGGCAGTATTAGGAACTATTATTTTATTCTTTGGTTGGTTTGCATTTAATGCAGGTAGTACAATGAATGGAACAGATTTTAGATTAGCAGTTGTTGCTACAAATACAATGATTGCTGGAGCGGTAGGCGGGCTTGTTGCAATGTTTTATATGTGGGCAAAATACGGTAAACCAGATCCATCAATGACGTGCAATGGTGCATTAGCGGGGCTTGTTGCTATAACAGCACCATGTGCTTTTGTCAATAGTATTGCTGCTTTCTTTATTGGAGCTATTGCTGGTATTTTAGTTTGTATATCAGTTTATGTTGTTGAACATAAATTTAAAATTGATGATCCAGTTGGTGCTGTTTCAGTTCATGCAGTAAATGGTGTTTGGGGAATTATTTCACTTGGTTTATTTGCTGATGGAACATATGGAGATGGCTTAAATGGTGTAGCTGGTGGAGTAAAAGGTCTATTATATGGTGATGCTGGACAATTAGTAGCACAACTAATAAACGTTGCTGTATTAATTGTTTGGGGATTTGGTTTATCATATGTATTTTATAAAGTTCTTGATAAAGTATGGGGGCTTAGAGTATCAGCTAATGATGAATTGGCTGGATTAGATTTACCAGAAATGGGTTGTCTAGCATATCCAGATTTTGTATTATCAAAACCAGAGAATGATATTACAAAAATAACTAGTAATGTTGATAACTCATCATCAGGCTACAAAAAGCTTGTTACTCAATAG
- the nifH gene encoding nitrogenase iron protein, whose amino-acid sequence MRQIAIYGKGGIGKSTTTQNLTSGLGEMGKKVMIIGCDPKADSTRLILGGLAQKTVLDTLRDEGEEVELENIMKIGVFGIKCVESGGPEPGVGCAGRGIITSISLLESLGAYTDDLDYVFYDVLGDVVCGGFAMPIREGKAQEIYIVASGELMALYAANNICKGIQKYANTGGTRLGGIICNSRKVDNERELLEHFAKEIGSQLIYFIPRDNIVQKAEINKKTVIEFAPDSEQADVYRALANAVDSNDMFVIPKPMNTNRLEELMMEHGIIS is encoded by the coding sequence ATGAGACAAATTGCTATCTATGGGAAAGGTGGAATTGGAAAATCCACAACAACTCAAAATTTAACATCTGGCCTTGGCGAAATGGGTAAAAAGGTAATGATTATTGGTTGTGACCCAAAAGCTGATTCAACCCGATTAATTCTTGGGGGTCTTGCTCAAAAAACAGTCCTTGATACATTAAGGGACGAAGGTGAAGAGGTTGAACTTGAAAACATTATGAAAATTGGTGTTTTTGGTATAAAATGTGTTGAATCAGGTGGGCCAGAACCTGGTGTTGGATGTGCAGGACGTGGGATTATTACATCAATAAGTTTACTTGAAAGCCTTGGAGCTTATACCGATGATTTAGATTATGTTTTCTATGATGTTTTGGGTGATGTTGTTTGTGGTGGTTTTGCAATGCCAATACGTGAAGGTAAAGCACAGGAGATTTATATTGTTGCAAGCGGTGAGTTAATGGCATTATATGCAGCAAATAATATCTGTAAAGGTATTCAAAAGTATGCTAATACTGGTGGAACAAGACTTGGTGGTATTATATGTAATAGCAGAAAGGTTGATAATGAAAGAGAATTACTTGAGCATTTTGCAAAAGAAATTGGAAGTCAACTAATATACTTTATTCCAAGAGACAATATAGTCCAAAAAGCAGAAATAAATAAAAAGACTGTAATTGAGTTTGCTCCAGATTCAGAACAGGCTGATGTATATAGGGCATTGGCAAATGCCGTTGATTCTAACGATATGTTTGTCATTCCAAAGCCAATGAATACCAATAGACTTGAAGAGCTTATGATGGAACATGGAATTATCAGTTAA
- a CDS encoding P-II family nitrogen regulator encodes MLMIRAIVRPEKVDVILSELSEAGFPAVTKIDVMGRGKQRGVKVGDVFYDEIPKVMLMIVIEDKDKEDLVNIIIKNAKTGQKGAFGDGKIFISPVEEVYTISTGEKVL; translated from the coding sequence ATGTTGATGATAAGAGCAATTGTTAGACCAGAAAAGGTTGATGTAATACTAAGTGAGCTTTCCGAAGCAGGTTTTCCAGCTGTTACAAAGATTGATGTTATGGGAAGAGGAAAACAGCGTGGTGTAAAGGTTGGAGATGTTTTCTATGATGAGATTCCTAAAGTAATGCTTATGATTGTTATCGAAGACAAAGATAAAGAGGATTTAGTAAATATTATTATAAAGAATGCTAAAACAGGTCAAAAAGGTGCTTTTGGTGATGGAAAGATTTTTATTAGTCCAGTTGAGGAAGTCTATACTATAAGTACTGGTGAAAAGGTACTATAA